The DNA sequence AACGGACCGCTTACAGGAGTTGATCAAATATGATGGTTACGATATTGTGATGTATGGACACACGCATGTCCAGAATCTGGAACGATATGGCGGTGCTTATATCGTAAATCCGGGCAGTCTGGCATATCCGCGTGATGGCATGAATGGCAAATACATGCTGCTGGAATTTGATCAGCATGGAACACCATTTTTTGCAGAAAATGAACTGAAACCGAAACGTCGGATGCGCAGCATATTTGAAGATATGTGGGGCGACCGGGAAGAGTAGAGATTATTAGAGACAAGAAAGAGGTCGGCTGTGAAGAAACGAGAGATTATAGAAGGTGTTATAAAAGACTATGATTTCCCAAATAAGGGAAGCTTTGAACTGGATGGCAAAAAAGTGATCGTGAAGGGAGCACTGCCCGGACAAAAGGTGTCCTGTATGGTATCCAAGGTGCGGAAGGATAAGGCAGAAGCACGTCTGTTGGATGTGCTGGAACGCTCCGAGATCGAAGATGCAGTACCACCATGTCCACAGTTTGGCATTTGCGGCGGCTGTGCATACCAGACCATGAGCTATGAGCATCAGTTGGAATTAAAGGCAGGACAGGTGAAGAAGCTGTTAGACGGTGTGATCGATTTGGAGGCACATCCATATGATTGGGAGGGCATCATCGGCTCGCCTGTTACAACTGCATACCGGAATAAGATGGAGTATTCATTTGGCGACGAATATAAGGATGGTCCGCTGGTACTAGGACTTCATAAGAAGAACAGCATGTACGATATCGTTCCTGTCTGCAACTGCGTGATCGTAAGCGAAGATTATAACAGGATCGTTTCTTATACGATGGAATTCGCAAGGGCGCATGGACTGTCTTATCATAAGAAAATGCAGCATGTAGGACTGCTTCGTCATCTGGTGCTTCGCCAGTCCAAGACAAATGGCGGACTTCTGGTAAATCTTGTAACCAGCACGGACGGATTAGAGAATCTGGATCTGAATGCATATGTAGAAGGGCTTCTGGCACTTCCGCTTGACGGAACGATCATTGGTATTCTCCATACGGCAAATGATTCTCTGGCGGATGCTGTTGTGCCGGAGAAGGTAACGCTGTTATACGGAAGAGATTATATCGAGGAAGAGGTGCTGGGACTGCATTTCCAGATCTCGCCGTTCTCATTTTTCCAGACAAATACAAAGAGCGCGGAACGACTGTACAGCAAAGCCCGTGAATATGCCGGAGATACCAAGGACAAGCTGATCTTCGACTTATACAGCGGAACCGGAACGATCGCCCAGATGTTATCACCGGTTGCCTCCAAGGTTATCGGCGTAGAGATCGTGGAAGAAGCAGTCGAAGCTGCAAGAGAAAATGCAAAGAGCAATGGACTTGATAACTGCGAATTCATCGCAGGCGATGTCTTAAAGGTCATCGACACCATCGAGGAAAAACCGGATCTCATCATCCTCGATCCACCGAGAGATGGCATCAATCCAAAGGCGCTCCTTAAGATCATCAACTACGGTGTAGATGAGATCGTCTATATCAGCTGCAAGCCAACCTCCCTCGCAAGAGATCTTGTGACCTTGCAGGAGCATGGATATTATGTGAAAAAGGCATGTGCAGTGGATCAGTTTGTGAATACCGGGCATGTGGAAACTTGCGTTCTCTTAGAGAAGACAAGTGCAACGCACGCAGTCTGAACTTAGAAACGCAGTTGTTCTGGCGAGCGGAGCGAGAGCAGAACTTCCTTGAACCTTGTCACGAAAAGATAAATAACAGCCAGAAAGTGGCGTATTTCCGGGCTTTTTCGGAAGTTGGGATTGGAAGCCCAACCTCTGAAAAGACTCGGTTTTCTTATATGGAAACATATCTACTGCAAAATGTGTGTCAGGTTGTGACCTCGGATTAGATAACGCAAATTGAGTGAGTGGATTAGATGTCAGGGATTTTGGAGTGGTTTTTGAAAAGTGAAAATAGCCGACAACAAATTCGGCAACTCGATACTAAGGGCATTTTCGGACAGTGGAATAGATGTTAAGGAAGGTGATATAAATGGACAAGCTACTATGTCTTCTTGAAAAGTATAGATGTCATTTGAATCGTGGAAATAAATCAAGTGTAGATTTTCTTCGAGATAATTATTCAGAGTATATTTCTGATGTAAAAGCGGCTTTATCACCAAAGGATAATCAGCTGGTAGGAGCGGAAATGTGCAAAATGGTTTCTGAGCAGATAGATACTATAGAGAAAAATGCAAGTCTGCTAATTGAAGTATTGGAATTATATAATAAGGGTAGGATTGTTCTAGCTTCGCAAAAAGCCTTTGAAGTATTCGAAAATATGAAACCGCAACTTATGCAGAGGTATTCTGGCGCTTATCGTCAAGAAGCCTATTTTAGAATACGTTCAGTAAATGACAATAATCCTTTTACATTGAACAGAAAAGAGTTGTTCCATATTCCATTCAATAAAAACTATTTAGTGGGTACTGAGCGATATAGTATGCCGGGGCATCCGTGTTTATACCTTGCTTCTCAAGCAGAATTATGTTGGTATGAATGTGGAAAGCCTGAAAAATTTGCTTTATCAAGATTTGACATTCCTCAGAGTGAGGATAATTACATGAAGTTTATCGACTTTTCAGAAAAGTTAATGCCACTTATGCACAGTTTCTTCTGCTGGTTTCATAATGAAGAAGACGTAGAACAAGTAAGAAAATATCTACTTAAGTATATATGTACATATCCATTAAGAGCTGCTTGTTCAATAGTAGTTGAGCATCCGGGGAGCAGATTTGTTGAAGAATATACAATTCCGCAACTGTTGTTACAATGGGTATTGAATGACCGTGATTTCGATGGAATAAGATATGAATCTTGCAATTCATCAGACGAGGTCAAATGCTTGGGAGGCCATAATTTAGTATTGGTTACTAATAACTTTGATAAAGATGGTTACGATGTTAATCTTAAAGCAAATATCAAAGTAGGCGAACCGGCTGTTTTCGATATAAATAGCATAAATATAAATCCGAATTTGAAGGATTGTTTAATGGGACGAGACATTAAGGAAGAACCTTTTTTGTGGGGATTAGAAGATGTTCCTAACAATTTTGAAAAAATATAAACTGGAGGATGAACTATGATTTCAGAAGAATTAAAAGCAATAGTAGATAAGTTTAAAGAGCAAGGAAAGATGAATTTCTTTGATGAAACAACTGAAGAAAAGATACTGGAATTTGAAAAAGAAAAAGAAATTACACTTCCATCAAAGTACAAAGAATGGATGTTGTTTTCTGACGGAGGAGAGCTGTTTCTTCCGGCAGGTGTTCAGCTATATGGAATTGAGCATAAGCCCCTTATAGATGTAAATGATAATTCAAGACCGAGTGATGACTATATTGTTATAGGTGCATTTGCTTCAGGAGACCCAATTCTATGCAAAAAGGCAGAAGAAACAATTTCTATATACAATCAGAAAATTGGAGAAATTGATGAAGAATTGGTATATCCGGACTTTGTAGCTTTCCTAAATGATTTATACGAACTACTTGGCATAGGAGAGTGATTCTATGGCAAAGAGTAGTTTTGTAGAACGAAACAAAGCAGTTCGTGAAGCATGGAATAAGGAACTTGAACTTGTACAAGAAGGTAAAGGCACAAGAGAGTGGACGCTGGAGCAGCAAAAGGACATTCTTGAAAAAGGGCGAGCTTATGATGAAAATGGCAAAGCTTTTGAAGGGCAGCATATGAAGAGTGCCGAAATGTATCCTGAATATCAGGGTGAAGCCGGAAATATACAATTCCTTACAAGAGCAGAACATTTAGAGGCACATGATGGCAATTGGCAAAATCCAACGAACTGGTATTATAATCCGATCACAAAAGAAAAGTTTGATTTTGGTGACGGTCCATTCATTCCGTGTGAGATAATTCAACTGCCGGAACCTATTATTTCTTTAACGGATGATTCGACTATACAGGAAATAGTTATTGAAGAAAAAGAGAATTTTAGTAAGGCTGAGGAGACCTTGAAACAATCTACAGAAACAAGTAGAAAAACGTACAGTAAACCTGAAACACCAAAGACTCATAAAGTACAGATTGAGACTTCTAAAAAAGCAAAAAATGCTTTTGTTAAAGGACTAAAATCAGTCGGAAGATTTATTGTCGAGCACCCAGTCGAGGCACTTGAAATAGCTGGATTAGCAATTGGTGGTGTGGCGAAAGCAGTATCTTCCATCAAAGGTAGAGGTTCTGGAAGTACGCATAGCACAGCATCTACTTCTTCAAATTCATTAGTCGCAGAGAAGGTAGCAAATATAGTAGAAAAAACAAGCAGGTCTTTACCAAGCGAGAACGATGTAACGGGTCATAAACAACGCTATCATACGAAAAACGGTGTTGTATGGAAAGATAAAGCGCCATATCACAGAGGTGGCAAATAACAAAGGGAACCCTCTTGGCCAACTAAGGTCGAGAGGGTTTCATGCATTTGCAAGTATTATCCTTCAATCTCAATTTTCAGTCCGGACTTAAGTTCCACAGTGAAGTGGTCATCCCAGACGATGATTCACTCAAGCCAGCATTTTACCATAGTGTCGTCGAAGAACTCAAGGCGTGTAGGTTGTTGCTTAATGCTCCCGGGAACTCCTAACGCTTCTTATCAATGCTATCAGCGGTATTTTGCTGAGTCATTTAGCTGACTCTTGCGATGTTCTGTTGTAACTGTGCTGGATGC is a window from the Lachnospiraceae bacterium GAM79 genome containing:
- a CDS encoding metallophosphoesterase; this translates as MRILIISDTHGRTNTIRDVLDTVGDIDMFIHLGDVCGDEEYIYDNVTCPIHMVAGNNDWDSDLPMQEEFMIGRYKVFITHGHRYSVHYGTDRLQELIKYDGYDIVMYGHTHVQNLERYGGAYIVNPGSLAYPRDGMNGKYMLLEFDQHGTPFFAENELKPKRRMRSIFEDMWGDREE
- a CDS encoding teneurin-3 — protein: MAKSSFVERNKAVREAWNKELELVQEGKGTREWTLEQQKDILEKGRAYDENGKAFEGQHMKSAEMYPEYQGEAGNIQFLTRAEHLEAHDGNWQNPTNWYYNPITKEKFDFGDGPFIPCEIIQLPEPIISLTDDSTIQEIVIEEKENFSKAEETLKQSTETSRKTYSKPETPKTHKVQIETSKKAKNAFVKGLKSVGRFIVEHPVEALEIAGLAIGGVAKAVSSIKGRGSGSTHSTASTSSNSLVAEKVANIVEKTSRSLPSENDVTGHKQRYHTKNGVVWKDKAPYHRGGK
- the rlmD gene encoding 23S rRNA (uracil(1939)-C(5))-methyltransferase RlmD, with the protein product MKKREIIEGVIKDYDFPNKGSFELDGKKVIVKGALPGQKVSCMVSKVRKDKAEARLLDVLERSEIEDAVPPCPQFGICGGCAYQTMSYEHQLELKAGQVKKLLDGVIDLEAHPYDWEGIIGSPVTTAYRNKMEYSFGDEYKDGPLVLGLHKKNSMYDIVPVCNCVIVSEDYNRIVSYTMEFARAHGLSYHKKMQHVGLLRHLVLRQSKTNGGLLVNLVTSTDGLENLDLNAYVEGLLALPLDGTIIGILHTANDSLADAVVPEKVTLLYGRDYIEEEVLGLHFQISPFSFFQTNTKSAERLYSKAREYAGDTKDKLIFDLYSGTGTIAQMLSPVASKVIGVEIVEEAVEAARENAKSNGLDNCEFIAGDVLKVIDTIEEKPDLIILDPPRDGINPKALLKIINYGVDEIVYISCKPTSLARDLVTLQEHGYYVKKACAVDQFVNTGHVETCVLLEKTSATHAV
- a CDS encoding SMI1/KNR4 family protein: MISEELKAIVDKFKEQGKMNFFDETTEEKILEFEKEKEITLPSKYKEWMLFSDGGELFLPAGVQLYGIEHKPLIDVNDNSRPSDDYIVIGAFASGDPILCKKAEETISIYNQKIGEIDEELVYPDFVAFLNDLYELLGIGE